In one window of Micromonospora cathayae DNA:
- a CDS encoding helix-turn-helix domain-containing protein — MDNTERLPIGRRVAYWRIRRKLSQQLFADRLGKSKSWVDKVERGVRTLDRLSTLQDIAAVLRIDPAVLLGRVARPVEVDARAEAVERVRTALSRYEIPLGRPTGRRPVLPVDRMAREVTHAWTTFQHARYRQVVELLPDLLVDAPRTHATAPDTGRALLVDAYRITAALLVKLEVADLAWLAADRAMIAATGDRTLVAAAAVQLGQALRAAGRAGTAKSVTLAAAYRIAPTVIEYGTPADVSLCGTLLVQAALAAAQAGDDRATAELIDEATGMAGHLRDGVDHHHTAFGPTAVALARAAAAIELGNAHDAIDWHERTTRQAGWRWLPAEHRAAHLVDTARAYLHVDDVANAARVLTEAVQTAPAEIRHRPVARDLLARIARDPYAPTTVTQLAVTLGLG; from the coding sequence GTGGACAACACTGAGCGGTTGCCGATCGGCCGGCGGGTGGCGTACTGGCGCATCCGGCGGAAGCTGTCGCAGCAGCTGTTCGCCGACCGGCTCGGCAAGTCGAAGAGCTGGGTGGACAAGGTCGAACGCGGCGTCCGGACGCTGGACAGACTGTCCACACTCCAGGACATCGCCGCCGTGCTGCGGATCGACCCGGCGGTACTGCTGGGCCGGGTCGCCCGGCCGGTCGAGGTGGATGCGCGCGCCGAGGCGGTGGAGCGGGTTCGGACAGCGCTGTCCCGGTACGAGATTCCGCTCGGCCGCCCAACCGGCCGCCGCCCGGTGCTGCCCGTCGACCGGATGGCCCGCGAGGTCACCCACGCCTGGACCACCTTCCAGCACGCCCGCTACCGGCAGGTGGTCGAGTTGCTGCCGGATCTGCTGGTCGACGCCCCGCGCACGCACGCCACCGCGCCGGACACCGGCCGGGCGCTGCTGGTCGACGCGTACCGGATCACAGCCGCCCTGCTGGTCAAGCTGGAGGTCGCCGACCTGGCCTGGCTGGCGGCGGACCGGGCGATGATCGCCGCCACCGGCGACCGGACCCTGGTCGCCGCCGCGGCCGTGCAGCTCGGCCAGGCGCTGCGGGCGGCGGGGCGGGCGGGGACGGCGAAGTCGGTGACGCTCGCCGCCGCCTACCGGATCGCTCCGACCGTGATCGAGTACGGCACCCCGGCCGACGTATCCCTCTGCGGGACCCTGCTGGTCCAGGCCGCGCTGGCGGCGGCGCAGGCCGGGGACGACCGCGCCACCGCCGAATTGATCGACGAGGCGACCGGCATGGCCGGACACCTCCGGGACGGGGTCGACCACCACCACACCGCCTTCGGACCGACCGCGGTCGCCCTGGCCCGTGCCGCCGCCGCGATCGAACTCGGCAACGCGCACGACGCCATCGACTGGCACGAGAGGACCACCAGGCAGGCGGGTTGGCGGTGGCTGCCGGCCGAGCACCGGGCCGCCCACCTGGTCGACACCGCCCGCGCCTACCTGCACGTCGACGACGTGGCCAACGCCGCCCGCGTACTGACCGAGGCCGTGCAGACCGCGCCCGCCGAGATCCGTCATCGGCCGGTGGCCCGGGACCTGCTCGCCCGGATCGCCCGTGACCCGTACGCCCCGACCACGGTCACCCAGCTCGCCGTCACCCTCGGACTGGGGTGA
- a CDS encoding leucine-rich repeat domain-containing protein, protein MQQPPDVPVLLSNRFADATPPETGGPSRDRCACVGYSAETRPETVHFHPERQDTTAPGWLRLLHLIDEAAADGRESFTPFVEMTSEQRRQVVTLPPSIGTLTAVRHLVLYGTNLVRIPPEIGAMSSLEVFEPYTSHRLHWYPYELTRCTRLRDSTVSTRVLYGNVKHRPPFPALRPVTAAAEATFGTLDPGVWGTEAVRTCSVCDQPIGQQLHQVWISLRVGTDVLPFLVNACSPGCIDALPQPARDHVQTAHTGGPGVVQPPDYRTLWRQRQDAPDSGSGTT, encoded by the coding sequence ATGCAGCAGCCCCCTGACGTCCCCGTGTTGTTATCGAACAGGTTCGCCGATGCCACCCCGCCGGAGACCGGCGGGCCGAGCCGCGACCGCTGCGCCTGCGTCGGCTACTCGGCCGAGACCCGTCCGGAGACCGTCCACTTCCACCCCGAGCGGCAGGACACCACCGCACCGGGCTGGCTGCGGCTGCTCCACCTGATCGACGAGGCCGCGGCGGACGGTCGTGAGTCGTTCACACCCTTCGTGGAGATGACCTCGGAGCAGCGGCGGCAGGTCGTCACGCTGCCCCCGTCGATCGGGACGTTGACCGCAGTCAGGCACCTCGTGCTCTACGGCACCAACCTGGTACGGATCCCGCCCGAGATCGGGGCGATGTCCAGCCTGGAGGTGTTCGAGCCCTACACGTCGCACCGGCTGCACTGGTACCCCTACGAGTTGACCCGCTGCACCCGCCTGCGCGACAGCACCGTCAGCACCCGCGTGCTGTACGGGAACGTCAAGCATCGCCCTCCCTTTCCGGCGCTGCGGCCGGTGACCGCCGCCGCCGAGGCCACCTTCGGCACGCTCGATCCCGGTGTCTGGGGCACCGAGGCGGTCCGTACGTGCAGCGTCTGCGACCAGCCCATCGGCCAGCAGTTGCACCAGGTCTGGATCTCCCTGCGCGTCGGCACCGACGTGCTGCCCTTCCTCGTCAACGCGTGCTCGCCCGGATGCATCGACGCCCTGCCCCAGCCGGCCCGCGACCATGTGCAGACCGCACACACCGGTGGTCCCGGCGTCGTGCAGCCGCCCGACTACCGCACCCTGTGGCGACAGCGGCAGGACGCACCTGACAGCGGGTCGGGCACCACCTGA